A genomic stretch from Methylorubrum extorquens includes:
- a CDS encoding Flp/Fap pilin component (Evidence 2b : Function from indirect experimental evidences (e.g. phenotypes); PubMedId : 10880436; Product type f : factor), protein MEIIVKNIAKRFISDESGATAIEYGMVAAMIGIAIVGIFASFKTNLTTAFTTLGTGLNTQTSKLGTTTN, encoded by the coding sequence GTGGAGATCATCGTGAAGAATATCGCCAAGCGCTTCATCTCTGACGAGTCTGGCGCGACTGCCATCGAATACGGCATGGTTGCTGCCATGATCGGCATCGCGATCGTCGGCATTTTCGCCAGCTTCAAGACGAACCTGACGACCGCCTTCACGACGCTCGGTACGGGCCTCAACACGCAGACCTCGAAGCTCGGCACCACCACCAACTAA
- the nfi gene encoding Endonuclease V (Deoxyinosine 3'endonuclease) (Deoxyribonuclease V) (DNase V) (Evidence 2a : Function from experimental evidences in other organisms; PubMedId : 20075121, 6246346, 8206931, 8990280, 9388217; Product type e : enzyme) yields MELHPRHAWDLTPAEAVALQRRLRSEIVADQAIDLGAVRLVAGVDVSVKNERSRAAIVVVTFPGFLLVETAFAERPTPFPYIPGLLSFREGPVLEEAFGRLRAEPDVFLFDGMGIAHPRRIGIASHMGLWLERPTIGVGKTRLVGTNAPLSEEKGAHVPLIDRGETIGAVVRTRTATLPLFISPGHRADIPSAVELVLACSPKYRLPEPIRLAHKAAGDF; encoded by the coding sequence ATGGAGCTTCACCCGCGCCATGCCTGGGACCTGACGCCCGCTGAGGCCGTCGCGCTCCAGCGCCGGCTCCGCAGCGAGATCGTGGCCGACCAAGCCATCGATCTCGGCGCGGTGCGGCTGGTGGCCGGCGTCGATGTCAGCGTGAAGAACGAGCGCTCCCGCGCCGCCATCGTCGTCGTGACCTTTCCGGGCTTTCTCCTCGTCGAGACGGCCTTCGCCGAGCGGCCGACGCCGTTTCCCTACATCCCCGGCCTCCTGAGCTTTCGCGAGGGGCCGGTGCTCGAGGAAGCCTTCGGGCGCCTGCGCGCGGAGCCGGACGTGTTCCTGTTCGACGGCATGGGCATCGCCCATCCGCGCCGCATCGGCATCGCCAGCCATATGGGCCTGTGGTTGGAGCGCCCGACCATCGGCGTCGGCAAGACGCGACTCGTCGGCACGAACGCGCCCCTATCCGAGGAGAAGGGCGCGCACGTCCCCCTGATCGATCGGGGCGAGACCATCGGCGCCGTGGTCCGCACGCGCACGGCCACACTCCCGCTGTTCATCTCGCCGGGCCATCGTGCCGACATCCCGAGCGCGGTCGAACTGGTACTGGCCTGCTCGCCGAAATACCGCCTGCCGGAGCCGATCCGCCTCGCGCACAAGGCGGCGGGCGACTTCTGA
- the pth gene encoding Peptidyl-tRNA hydrolase (PTH) (Evidence 2a : Function from experimental evidences in other organisms; PubMedId : 9144799, 9303320; Product type e : enzyme): MRLIVGLGNPGARYARNRHNIGFMAVDEIARVHRAAPFRRRFQGEAAEVMLGSERAILLKPQTFMNESGRSVGEAQRFFKIPLADVIVLHDELDLAPAKLRVKLGGGNAGHNGLRSITALCGNEYRRVRLGIGHPGDKALVHAYVLNDFAKSEEPWVEDLCRATADHAPLLAAGEDASFQNKVHLAMAGRGWETVKTPAEAGKAKARDAN; encoded by the coding sequence ATGCGGCTCATCGTCGGATTGGGAAATCCCGGCGCGCGCTACGCGCGCAACCGCCACAACATCGGCTTCATGGCCGTGGACGAGATCGCCCGCGTCCACCGCGCGGCCCCGTTCCGCCGCCGCTTCCAGGGCGAGGCGGCCGAGGTGATGCTCGGCTCGGAGCGCGCAATCCTGCTCAAGCCCCAGACCTTCATGAACGAATCCGGCCGCTCGGTCGGCGAGGCGCAGCGCTTCTTCAAGATCCCGCTCGCCGACGTGATCGTGCTGCACGACGAACTCGACCTCGCGCCGGCCAAGCTGCGGGTGAAGCTCGGCGGCGGCAATGCCGGGCATAACGGCCTGCGCTCGATCACGGCGCTGTGCGGCAACGAGTACCGGCGCGTCCGCCTCGGCATCGGCCATCCCGGCGACAAGGCGCTGGTGCACGCCTACGTCCTCAACGACTTCGCCAAGTCTGAGGAGCCCTGGGTCGAGGATCTCTGCCGCGCCACCGCCGACCACGCGCCGCTGCTGGCGGCGGGCGAGGATGCGAGCTTCCAGAACAAGGTGCATCTCGCCATGGCCGGCCGTGGCTGGGAGACGGTGAAGACGCCGGCCGAGGCCGGCAAGGCGAAAGCGCGCGACGCGAATTGA
- a CDS encoding conserved protein of unknown function; putative exported protein precursor (Evidence 4 : Unknown function but conserved in other organisms): MPRLRPHRFTLRVGPAALVLLALAAPVRANEPVPQGIVSVQVDNAKVIRLPEKTQTVVVGNPMIADITLQKNGVVVLTGKSFGTTNLIALDGKGAMLAESTISVQAPQASIITVQRGLDRESYSCTPNCQPSVQLGDAAKYFDDTSKQAEARRTMATQNR; encoded by the coding sequence ATGCCCCGCCTGCGCCCTCACCGCTTCACGCTCCGCGTCGGCCCGGCCGCCCTGGTACTGCTCGCGCTGGCCGCGCCCGTCCGTGCGAACGAGCCGGTGCCGCAGGGCATCGTCTCGGTGCAGGTCGACAACGCGAAGGTGATCCGCCTGCCGGAGAAGACCCAGACCGTCGTGGTGGGCAACCCGATGATCGCCGACATCACCCTGCAGAAGAACGGCGTCGTGGTGCTGACGGGCAAGAGCTTCGGTACGACCAACCTGATCGCCCTCGACGGCAAGGGGGCGATGCTCGCCGAATCGACCATCAGCGTGCAGGCGCCGCAGGCGTCGATCATCACCGTCCAGCGTGGCCTCGATCGGGAATCCTATTCCTGCACCCCGAACTGCCAGCCCTCGGTGCAGCTCGGCGACGCCGCCAAGTATTTCGACGACACCAGCAAGCAGGCCGAGGCGCGCCGCACCATGGCGACCCAGAACCGCTAG
- a CDS encoding Cupin (fragment): MFLPGNTLQDLRTTNEPDVLQGYGSGPVGVNDPHPADDASKA; this comes from the coding sequence GTGTTCCTGCCCGGGAACACGCTGCAGGACCTCCGGACGACCAACGAACCGGACGTCCTTCAAGGGTACGGAAGCGGGCCGGTTGGCGTGAACGACCCGCATCCGGCCGACGACGCGAGCAAGGCGTAG
- a CDS encoding conserved exported protein of unknown function (Evidence 4 : Unknown function but conserved in other organisms) produces MPSTPRRSRRRLALVLASSAFILSTAAGVHAQEGGLGGLFQQLFSPQRAAPAPVVAPIQVYGGGEVNERYRWRRHRSTADRSRPKVRYAALPKDDGLGISGKQPVDSKAIAANPTAALLRDETLRPGDIVVMPGGPKVFKGHDDRGRGAKAARHRMSDFEDVKHSRTINAKTRSQLMAMMLPHGAMPAEEARKVLAKARRLAPQEAIEPLTRQARAETDPKPTRIISPWQIAR; encoded by the coding sequence ATGCCTTCGACCCCGCGCCGCTCCAGACGACGCCTCGCGCTCGTCCTGGCCTCTTCCGCCTTCATCCTCTCCACTGCTGCCGGCGTTCACGCTCAAGAGGGCGGACTTGGCGGCTTATTTCAGCAACTCTTTTCCCCGCAGCGGGCCGCGCCCGCTCCGGTGGTGGCCCCGATTCAGGTTTACGGCGGCGGCGAGGTCAACGAGCGTTATCGCTGGCGCCGGCATCGCAGTACGGCGGATCGGAGCCGGCCGAAGGTGCGTTACGCTGCCCTGCCGAAGGATGACGGTCTCGGGATCAGCGGCAAGCAGCCGGTCGATTCGAAAGCGATCGCCGCAAATCCGACCGCGGCGCTCCTGCGCGACGAAACCCTTCGCCCCGGCGACATCGTGGTCATGCCGGGCGGCCCAAAGGTCTTCAAGGGCCATGACGATCGCGGTCGCGGCGCCAAGGCGGCCCGCCACCGGATGAGCGACTTCGAGGATGTGAAGCACTCGCGCACGATCAATGCCAAGACCCGCAGCCAATTGATGGCGATGATGCTTCCACACGGCGCTATGCCGGCCGAGGAGGCCCGCAAAGTGCTCGCCAAAGCCCGCCGTCTGGCCCCGCAGGAGGCAATCGAGCCGCTGACCCGACAGGCGCGCGCCGAGACCGACCCGAAACCCACCCGCATCATCAGCCCCTGGCAGATCGCCCGCTAG
- a CDS encoding protein of unknown function; putative exported protein (Evidence 5 : Unknown function): protein MNHRTKITAALALALGLAATPSLAQGIASDSASYNRDGTLNVWGAHIDPVRERGGLLGGVGNVVGGTLGAAGNIVGGTVDAAGNVVGGVVGGTANAADSIVTGSVRRPAGYSAYGTQPVDRAGAYGRAAY, encoded by the coding sequence ATGAATCATCGCACCAAGATCACCGCCGCCCTCGCTCTGGCCCTCGGCCTGGCCGCGACCCCGAGCCTTGCTCAGGGCATCGCTTCCGACAGCGCCAGCTACAACCGTGACGGCACGCTTAACGTATGGGGCGCACATATCGACCCGGTGCGCGAGCGCGGCGGCCTTCTCGGCGGCGTCGGCAATGTCGTCGGCGGCACGCTTGGCGCCGCCGGTAATATCGTCGGTGGAACCGTGGATGCGGCCGGCAACGTCGTCGGCGGTGTCGTGGGCGGCACGGCCAATGCGGCCGACAGCATCGTCACGGGCTCGGTCCGCCGCCCGGCGGGTTACAGCGCCTACGGCACTCAGCCGGTCGATCGTGCCGGCGCCTACGGCCGCGCCGCCTACTGA
- a CDS encoding protein of unknown function (Evidence 5 : Unknown function), giving the protein MEPGQRQRPPEADGPTVPQRARASKGVSRARAGHTRNGAAWQRRKASSEERMREPYPAPLHQAGASKSLL; this is encoded by the coding sequence ATGGAGCCGGGCCAACGACAAAGGCCGCCCGAAGCGGACGGCCCAACCGTTCCCCAGCGCGCCCGTGCCTCCAAGGGTGTCTCAAGGGCGCGGGCGGGCCATACACGCAATGGGGCCGCGTGGCAACGGCGCAAGGCCAGCTCGGAGGAGCGGATGCGAGAGCCATATCCGGCCCCATTGCATCAGGCCGGCGCCTCTAAGTCTTTGTTGTGA
- the engD gene encoding GTP-dependent nucleic acid-binding protein (Evidence 2b : Function from indirect experimental evidences (e.g. phenotypes); PubMedId : 12837776, 1833189, 7828865, 9298646; Product type f : factor) — translation MGFKCGIVGLPNVGKSTLFNALTQTAAAQAANYPFCTIEPNVGEVAVPDPRLDDLARIASSKEIIPTRLTFVDIAGLVRGASKGEGLGNQFLANIREVDAIAHVVRCFEDGDVTHVEGKVDPIADIETIETELMLADLDSLEKRVVALEKRAKGADKEAKEFLDLVNRALPLLREGKPARLVERKPEEERLFQQLGLMTAKPVLYVCNVDEGDADKGNDRSQAVFDRAKAEGAVAVVVSAKIESEIAVMPEADQAEFLEAVGLSEPGLNRVIRAGYDLLGLVTYFTVGPKEARAWTITKGTRAPAAAGVIHTDFEKGFIRAETIAFKDYTALNGEAGARDAGKLRLEGKEYVVQDGDVLHFRFAN, via the coding sequence ATGGGCTTCAAATGCGGCATCGTCGGCCTGCCGAACGTCGGCAAGTCGACCCTCTTCAACGCCCTGACGCAGACCGCTGCGGCCCAGGCCGCGAACTACCCATTCTGCACCATCGAGCCGAACGTGGGCGAGGTCGCGGTGCCCGACCCGCGCCTCGATGATCTGGCCCGGATCGCGTCGTCGAAGGAGATCATCCCGACGCGGCTGACCTTCGTCGACATCGCCGGCCTCGTGCGCGGTGCATCAAAAGGCGAAGGCCTCGGCAACCAGTTCCTCGCCAACATCCGTGAGGTCGATGCCATCGCCCACGTGGTGCGCTGCTTCGAGGACGGCGACGTCACCCATGTCGAGGGCAAGGTCGATCCGATCGCCGACATCGAGACCATCGAGACCGAGCTGATGCTGGCCGATCTCGACAGCCTGGAGAAGCGTGTCGTCGCCCTGGAGAAGCGCGCAAAAGGCGCCGACAAGGAGGCCAAGGAGTTCCTCGACCTCGTCAACCGCGCCCTGCCGCTCCTGCGCGAGGGTAAGCCGGCCCGGCTCGTGGAGCGCAAGCCCGAGGAGGAGCGGCTGTTCCAGCAGCTCGGCCTGATGACGGCCAAGCCCGTGCTCTACGTCTGCAATGTGGACGAGGGCGACGCCGACAAGGGCAATGACAGGTCACAGGCCGTGTTCGACCGGGCCAAGGCGGAGGGCGCGGTCGCCGTGGTCGTCTCGGCCAAGATCGAGAGCGAGATCGCGGTGATGCCGGAAGCGGATCAGGCCGAGTTCCTGGAGGCGGTCGGGCTGTCCGAGCCCGGCCTGAACCGGGTGATCCGCGCCGGCTACGACCTGCTCGGCCTCGTGACCTACTTCACGGTCGGCCCGAAGGAGGCCCGCGCCTGGACCATCACGAAGGGCACCCGCGCCCCGGCGGCGGCGGGCGTGATCCACACCGACTTCGAGAAGGGCTTCATCCGCGCCGAGACCATCGCCTTCAAGGACTACACCGCCTTGAACGGCGAGGCCGGCGCGCGCGATGCCGGCAAGCTGCGGCTGGAGGGCAAGGAATACGTGGTGCAGGACGGCGACGTGCTGCATTTCCGCTTCGCCAACTGA
- the polA gene encoding DNA polymerase I (Evidence 2a : Function from experimental evidences in other organisms; PubMedId : 10986246; Product type e : enzyme) gives MTEETQPQPAKPVCADDRVILVDGSSFIFRAYFQSINQDQKYNTRPSDGLPTGAVRLFCTKIAQFLQEGAAGVKPTHLGIVFDKSEGSFRKELFPDYKGHRPDAPDDLKRQMPLMRDAVRAFGLHAVELVRYEADDLIATYARQAEARGAEVIIVSSDKDLMQLVSDKIRFYDFESGAKGKPGYRPERNLDREAIIAKWEGLAPEQIGDALALIGDTSDNVPGVPGIGLKTAAALIKEYGSLEQLLERASEIKQPKRREMLLANIDQAKLSRRLVALEESVPVPVPLDELGVPQPDPQKLVGFLKAMEFNTLTRRIAQMLHVDPEAVKPDPALLPGAQPHAYSNAAGGSDAVPFFGDAVPVDPETAAAPERTDGEAPPEAGEADPFADLDLPDQAPKKKRGSNEPTPATLVAARAAESVKPFDTAAYETIATVAQLEAWIAESYEAGVIAVDTETDALDAAKAGLVGVSLATAPGRAAYIPLAHVKPEVKGGDLFGESGAGADASDKQPGQIDFDTALKLLKPLLEDAGTLKVGQNLKYDLSVLHRYGIDVRPFDDTMLISYVLDAGKGGHGMDELARRHLGHQPITFADVAGTGRNKVTFDRVAIDKATAYAAEDADVTLRLWRMMKPRLVAEHRVTVYETLERPLVPVLARMERAGIAIDRNMLSRLSGDFSQILARLEEEIQEDAGERFQVSSPKQIGDVLFGKMGLPGAKKTPSGQWATPATLLEELAQAGHDLPKKILNWRQLSKLKSTYTDSLQQHADRGTNRVHTSFALAATTTGRLSSSDPNLQNIPIRTEEGRRIRRAFVAPEGKKLISADYSQIELRLLAHIADIPQLREAFEQGIDIHAATASAMFGVALDQMTGDLRRRAKTINFGIIYGISAFGLADRLGIGREEASAFIKQYFERFPGIRDYIDTTKRSCREKGYVTTLFGRVCHYPQIRSNNPSERASVERQAINAPIQGTAADIIRRAMTRMEDALEAKRLTARMLLQVHDELVFEVPDDEVEATIPVIAGVMEEAPAPALTLRVPLVVEARAAGNWEEAH, from the coding sequence ATGACCGAAGAGACGCAACCGCAACCGGCCAAGCCCGTCTGCGCCGATGACCGGGTGATCCTCGTTGACGGCTCGTCCTTCATCTTCCGAGCGTACTTCCAGTCGATCAATCAGGACCAGAAGTACAACACGCGGCCCTCCGACGGTCTGCCGACCGGCGCGGTGCGCCTGTTCTGCACCAAGATCGCGCAGTTCCTTCAGGAGGGCGCGGCGGGTGTGAAGCCGACCCATCTCGGCATCGTCTTCGACAAGTCCGAGGGCTCGTTCCGCAAGGAGCTGTTCCCGGACTACAAGGGCCACCGCCCCGACGCGCCGGACGACCTCAAGCGCCAGATGCCGCTGATGCGCGACGCCGTCCGCGCCTTCGGGCTGCATGCGGTCGAGCTGGTGCGCTACGAGGCCGACGACCTGATCGCGACCTACGCGCGCCAGGCCGAGGCGCGTGGCGCCGAGGTCATCATCGTGTCCTCCGACAAGGACCTGATGCAGCTCGTCTCGGACAAGATCCGGTTCTACGATTTCGAGTCGGGCGCCAAGGGCAAGCCCGGCTACCGGCCCGAGCGCAACCTCGACCGCGAGGCGATCATCGCCAAGTGGGAGGGCCTCGCGCCCGAGCAGATCGGCGACGCGCTGGCACTGATCGGCGACACTTCCGACAACGTGCCGGGCGTGCCCGGCATCGGCCTGAAGACGGCGGCCGCGCTCATCAAGGAATACGGCAGCCTGGAGCAGCTCCTGGAGCGGGCCAGCGAGATCAAGCAGCCCAAGCGCCGGGAAATGCTGCTCGCCAACATCGATCAGGCCAAGCTCTCGCGCCGCCTCGTCGCGCTCGAGGAGAGCGTGCCGGTGCCAGTGCCGCTCGACGAACTCGGCGTGCCGCAGCCCGATCCGCAAAAGCTGGTCGGCTTCCTGAAGGCCATGGAGTTCAACACCCTGACGCGGCGTATCGCGCAAATGCTCCATGTCGATCCCGAGGCGGTAAAGCCCGATCCGGCTTTGCTGCCGGGCGCACAGCCCCACGCCTATTCCAACGCGGCCGGCGGCAGTGACGCCGTGCCGTTCTTCGGCGACGCCGTGCCGGTCGATCCCGAGACCGCCGCCGCACCCGAGCGGACGGATGGGGAAGCCCCGCCCGAGGCGGGCGAGGCCGATCCCTTCGCCGATCTCGACCTGCCGGATCAGGCTCCGAAGAAGAAGCGCGGCTCTAACGAGCCGACGCCCGCGACCCTCGTGGCCGCCCGCGCGGCGGAATCGGTCAAGCCGTTCGATACGGCCGCCTACGAGACGATCGCCACCGTGGCGCAGCTCGAGGCCTGGATCGCCGAGAGCTACGAGGCCGGCGTGATCGCGGTCGATACCGAGACCGATGCGCTCGACGCGGCCAAGGCGGGACTCGTCGGAGTCTCGCTCGCCACCGCGCCGGGGCGGGCCGCCTATATCCCGCTCGCCCACGTCAAGCCCGAGGTGAAGGGCGGCGACCTGTTCGGCGAGAGCGGGGCAGGGGCCGATGCCTCCGACAAGCAGCCCGGCCAGATCGATTTCGACACCGCCCTCAAGCTGCTCAAGCCGCTACTCGAGGATGCCGGCACGCTCAAGGTCGGCCAGAACCTGAAATACGACCTCTCGGTGCTGCACCGCTACGGCATCGACGTGAGGCCCTTCGACGACACGATGCTGATCTCCTACGTGCTCGATGCCGGCAAGGGCGGGCACGGCATGGACGAACTCGCCCGCCGCCATCTCGGCCATCAGCCGATCACCTTCGCCGACGTCGCCGGCACCGGCCGCAACAAGGTCACCTTCGACCGCGTGGCGATCGACAAGGCGACCGCCTACGCGGCGGAAGACGCCGACGTCACCTTACGGCTATGGCGGATGATGAAGCCGCGCCTCGTCGCCGAGCACCGGGTGACGGTCTACGAGACGCTGGAGCGTCCGCTGGTGCCGGTGCTGGCGCGGATGGAACGGGCCGGCATCGCCATCGACCGCAACATGCTGAGCCGCCTCTCCGGCGACTTCTCGCAGATCCTGGCGCGGCTGGAGGAGGAGATTCAAGAAGACGCGGGCGAGCGGTTTCAGGTCTCCTCGCCGAAGCAGATCGGCGACGTGCTGTTCGGCAAGATGGGCCTGCCCGGCGCGAAGAAGACACCGTCCGGCCAGTGGGCCACGCCCGCGACGCTTCTCGAAGAGCTGGCCCAGGCCGGCCACGACCTGCCGAAGAAGATTCTCAACTGGCGCCAGCTTTCCAAGCTGAAATCGACCTATACCGACTCGCTGCAGCAGCACGCCGACCGCGGTACGAACCGGGTCCACACCTCGTTCGCCCTCGCGGCGACGACGACCGGCCGGCTCTCCTCCTCGGATCCGAACCTGCAGAACATCCCGATCCGCACGGAGGAGGGGCGGCGCATCCGCCGCGCCTTCGTCGCGCCCGAGGGTAAGAAGCTGATCTCGGCCGATTACAGCCAGATCGAGCTGCGCCTGCTCGCCCACATCGCCGACATCCCGCAATTGCGCGAAGCGTTCGAGCAGGGAATCGACATCCACGCAGCCACGGCGTCGGCCATGTTCGGCGTCGCCCTCGATCAGATGACCGGCGACCTGCGGCGCCGGGCCAAGACCATCAATTTCGGCATCATCTACGGCATCTCGGCCTTCGGCCTCGCCGACCGCCTCGGCATCGGACGCGAGGAGGCATCAGCCTTCATCAAGCAGTATTTCGAGCGGTTTCCCGGCATCCGCGACTACATCGACACCACCAAGCGCTCGTGCCGCGAGAAGGGCTACGTGACGACCCTGTTCGGGCGCGTCTGCCACTACCCGCAAATCCGCTCGAACAACCCGTCCGAACGGGCGAGCGTGGAGCGCCAAGCCATCAACGCCCCGATCCAGGGCACTGCCGCCGATATCATCCGCCGCGCCATGACGCGGATGGAGGATGCGCTGGAGGCCAAAAGGCTCACCGCGCGCATGCTGCTGCAGGTGCACGACGAGCTCGTGTTCGAGGTGCCCGACGACGAAGTGGAGGCGACGATCCCCGTGATCGCCGGGGTGATGGAAGAGGCCCCCGCGCCGGCCCTGACGCTGAGGGTGCCGCTGGTGGTCGAGGCCCGGGCGGCGGGCAACTGGGAAGAGGCGCACTGA
- a CDS encoding protein of unknown function (Evidence 5 : Unknown function): MAKRLKICRAQSPCALVHRAESSGGFRSNTLIIMTFFGCAQCRCMKVRVRLALSKYNDGAVRQTGYCPRRVRPQIPFIEDGRQPILIDRKIRPSASAPA; the protein is encoded by the coding sequence GTGGCGAAACGCTTAAAAATTTGTCGGGCCCAGAGTCCATGTGCGCTCGTGCACCGGGCAGAATCGAGTGGCGGCTTTCGCAGCAACACCCTCATAATCATGACCTTTTTCGGCTGCGCGCAATGTCGCTGCATGAAAGTTCGAGTGCGATTGGCGCTTTCGAAATATAACGATGGTGCAGTGCGACAAACCGGCTATTGTCCCCGAAGAGTTCGGCCCCAAATCCCGTTCATCGAAGACGGGCGACAGCCTATCCTGATCGATCGAAAGATCAGGCCAAGTGCATCCGCGCCCGCATGA
- a CDS encoding ribonuclease BN family protein (Evidence 2b : Function from indirect experimental evidences (e.g. phenotypes); Product type e : enzyme), translated as MPTSDRVVPDAAAATDNPRYPALWTMALATALLGIVALPRRSAQPADRAADRDGDHSRGASNGDGARKESPSHEGADAHRVAQTEQDRGRSADKPTEVPVEGWKDVLKRTYRDIGENRLTLVSAGVTFFVLLAIFPAIAALVSVYGLIADVSTINHQIEALRGVLPSGGVDIVAEQVKRLTEKGDTTLGLTALIGIALSVWSANGGVKHVFDALNLVYNEREQRGFFKLNLVSLAFTAGALLFVVLALAGIVAVPVAIQFLGLSGDAWWLALLRWPILFVIVILMLAVLYRYGPSRDAPRWRWVTPGGMFAAFLWLVGSLLFSWYVSNFGSYDKTYGSLGAAIGFMTWIWLSTTIVLLGAQLNAELEHQTAKDTTVGAPKPLGTRDARMADTVGAAA; from the coding sequence ATGCCTACATCCGATCGCGTCGTTCCCGACGCCGCTGCCGCGACGGACAACCCCCGCTACCCGGCTTTGTGGACCATGGCACTGGCGACGGCGCTCCTTGGGATCGTCGCACTCCCACGCCGGTCGGCACAGCCCGCGGATCGTGCGGCGGACCGTGACGGGGATCACTCGCGCGGCGCGTCGAACGGCGATGGGGCGCGCAAGGAATCCCCCTCGCATGAGGGCGCCGACGCCCATCGGGTCGCGCAGACCGAGCAGGATCGCGGCCGGTCCGCCGACAAGCCGACGGAGGTGCCGGTCGAAGGGTGGAAGGATGTCCTCAAGCGGACCTACCGGGATATCGGCGAAAACCGCCTGACTCTGGTATCGGCGGGCGTCACCTTCTTCGTCCTCCTCGCCATCTTCCCCGCCATCGCCGCGCTGGTCTCCGTCTACGGGCTGATCGCCGACGTCTCGACCATCAACCACCAGATCGAAGCGTTGCGCGGCGTCCTTCCCTCGGGGGGCGTCGACATCGTCGCCGAGCAGGTGAAGCGTTTGACGGAGAAGGGGGATACGACCTTGGGGCTGACCGCCCTCATCGGCATCGCCCTTTCCGTCTGGAGCGCCAATGGCGGCGTGAAACACGTCTTCGACGCGCTCAATCTCGTCTACAACGAGCGCGAGCAACGCGGCTTCTTCAAGCTCAACCTTGTCTCGCTGGCCTTCACCGCGGGCGCGCTGCTCTTCGTCGTGCTCGCGCTTGCCGGCATCGTCGCGGTACCCGTGGCGATTCAGTTTCTGGGTCTGTCGGGCGACGCGTGGTGGCTGGCGCTTCTGCGCTGGCCGATCCTGTTCGTGATCGTCATCCTGATGCTCGCCGTGCTTTACCGCTACGGTCCCAGCCGGGATGCGCCGCGATGGCGTTGGGTGACGCCGGGCGGCATGTTCGCCGCCTTCCTGTGGCTGGTCGGCTCGCTGCTGTTCTCGTGGTACGTCTCGAATTTCGGCAGCTACGACAAGACTTACGGCTCGCTCGGCGCCGCGATCGGCTTCATGACCTGGATCTGGCTCTCGACCACGATCGTGCTGCTCGGCGCGCAGCTCAACGCCGAACTCGAACACCAGACCGCCAAGGACACCACGGTCGGTGCGCCGAAGCCGCTCGGCACGCGTGACGCCCGCATGGCGGACACGGTGGGGGCGGCCGCCTGA